The region CCCGTGATGCGTACCTTCGAACCCGGTGAGAGCTGGCGCTGGTGCTTCGTCGACCACGTACTGGTGTGACCCGCGGCTCGGACGGTTCGACCGTCTGACGCCTGGGTACGTCAACCCGGCGCGCGCTCTTCCTATTTGGGCCCGCAGACCCCTAGCCACTGTCCGTACTCATAGGCTTACTATGAGTGACAGCAAGGGACGGGGTCCCCAGGACAGGAAACTTGGGAGCGCGGTAGCGTCACCGCTGAACCACCTAGCGCGTTACCCCGGGGGGCGACCCTCGGCCCCCGAAAAGAGCTCGAAAGAGCTTGTACCACCTTGGAGGTGAGGGTGTCCCAGATCGCAGGCGAGCCCGCGACGAAGGACTTCGTGGAAGTCCGGCTGCCGGCCGCGGGTGCCTACCTGTCGGTGCTGCGTACGGCTACGGCCGGTCTCGCGGCCCGTTTGGACTTCACCCTCGACGAGATCGAGGACCTCCGCATCGCGGTGGACGAGGCCTGCGCGATTTTGCTGCAGCAGGCCGTCCCCGGATCGGTGCTCAGCTGTGTCTTCCGGCTCATCGACGACTCGCTCGAGGTGACGGTCTCCGCTCCGACCACTGATGGTCACGCTCCGTCACGGGACACGTTCGCGTGGACCGTTCTGTCGGCGCTCGCGGGCAAGGTCGACTCCACCGTCGCCGAGGACAAAACCGTTTCGATCAGCCTCTACAAACAGCGCGGCGCGGGACCCGGGCCGGCGTGAGGAACGGGGACGGGCCGGTGCGGGACGAAGAGCGCGGCACACGGGAGCTTCCCGCCGGACGTGTCGACGGCCTCGACGGGCCCCGGCGCGCGGTGGAAGGCGTCGACGGCATCCCCGAACAGGCCCGGCCGCACCCGGAGGACGCACAGGAGAGCCTCCTCTCCGGCCAGGACGACGGGCAACGGGATCCGGAGGGTGCCGCGCCGAGCACGTCCTCGGAAGGACGGCGGCTGGTGACGGGCGGGACTATGAGCGAGCACGAGCGACACGACAAGCCAGAGGTGCAGAGCGTGCAGGGCACGCAGCACGGGCCGAGCGCCCAGCACATCCAGCACGACCCTCAGGACCGCAGCGGCGCGCGGGCGATGTTCATCGAACTGCGCAAGCTGCAGGACGGCAGCGCGGAGTACGCGGAGCTGCGCAATCAGCTGGTCCGCATGCACCTCCCGCTCGTCGAGCACCTCGCGCGCCGCTTCCGCAATCGCGGTGAGCCGCTGGACGACCTCACCCAGGTCGCGACCATCGGCCTGATCAAGTCGGTCGACCGCTTCGACCCGGAGCGCGGCGTCGAGTTCTCGACGTACGCGACTCCGACGGTCGTCGGCGAGATCAAGCGGCACTTCCGCGACAAGGGCTGGGCGGTGCGGGTGCCGAGGCGCCTGCAGGAACTGCGTCTGGCCCTGACGACGGCGACGGCCGAGCTGTCGCAACAGCACGGGCGCTCTCCCACGGTCCACGAGCTGGCCGAGAAGCTGGCCATCTCGGAGGAGGAGGTCCTGGAGGGCCTGGAGTCCGCCAACGCGTACTCCACGCTGTCGCTGGACGTCCCCGACACGGACGACGAGTCTCCGGCGGTCGCGGACACGCTGGGTGCGGAGGACGAGGCCCTGGAGGGCGTCGAGTACCGGGAGTCGTTGAAGCCCCTGCTCGAGGACCTCCCCCCGAGAGAGAAGCGGATCCTGCTTCTCCGCTTCTTCGGCAACATGACCCAGTCGCAGATCGCGCAGGAGGTCGGCATCTCCCAGATGCACGTCTCCCGCCTGCTGGCCCGCACCCTCGCCCAGCTCCGCGAAAAGCTCCTGGTCGAGGAGTGACCTGGCAGCCGCCGAGCGGGGCTCACGACCGGCGTGGACCCTGCCGGAGTGCCGGAGCTATTCGGTTTCCTCGGCGGCACCGGGGCCGCGGATGCCC is a window of Streptomyces mirabilis DNA encoding:
- a CDS encoding anti-sigma regulatory factor, with the translated sequence MSQIAGEPATKDFVEVRLPAAGAYLSVLRTATAGLAARLDFTLDEIEDLRIAVDEACAILLQQAVPGSVLSCVFRLIDDSLEVTVSAPTTDGHAPSRDTFAWTVLSALAGKVDSTVAEDKTVSISLYKQRGAGPGPA
- a CDS encoding RNA polymerase sigma factor SigF, yielding MRDEERGTRELPAGRVDGLDGPRRAVEGVDGIPEQARPHPEDAQESLLSGQDDGQRDPEGAAPSTSSEGRRLVTGGTMSEHERHDKPEVQSVQGTQHGPSAQHIQHDPQDRSGARAMFIELRKLQDGSAEYAELRNQLVRMHLPLVEHLARRFRNRGEPLDDLTQVATIGLIKSVDRFDPERGVEFSTYATPTVVGEIKRHFRDKGWAVRVPRRLQELRLALTTATAELSQQHGRSPTVHELAEKLAISEEEVLEGLESANAYSTLSLDVPDTDDESPAVADTLGAEDEALEGVEYRESLKPLLEDLPPREKRILLLRFFGNMTQSQIAQEVGISQMHVSRLLARTLAQLREKLLVEE